In Janthinobacterium sp. J1-1, a single genomic region encodes these proteins:
- a CDS encoding transketolase has product MTEADSGQFAATVFDTLHTHAWRVRRYALRMGEVQGQGYVGQALGWADVLAVAYCHAMQIRPAEPEWEGRDRFLLSHGHYAIALYAALLEAGVLAEDELETYGADDSRLPMSGMATYTPGMEISGGSLGQGLAIAVGQALGLRMKGSSSFVYNSMSDGELDEGAVWEAAMSASHHQLGNLINLVDINRQQADGPSHEILQFEPLVDKWQAFGWHVQRVDGNDLQAVIAAFDAARAAPGSQPRVILFDTLMGKGVPFLEQREKNHFIRVEAEEWQQAIADLDATYAAGRAA; this is encoded by the coding sequence ATGACAGAAGCAGACAGCGGGCAGTTTGCCGCGACCGTTTTCGACACATTACATACCCATGCCTGGCGCGTGCGCCGCTACGCACTGCGCATGGGCGAGGTACAGGGCCAGGGCTACGTGGGCCAGGCACTGGGCTGGGCCGATGTGCTGGCCGTGGCCTATTGCCACGCCATGCAGATCCGCCCCGCCGAACCGGAATGGGAAGGCCGCGACCGTTTCCTGTTGTCGCATGGCCACTACGCCATCGCGCTGTACGCGGCGCTGCTGGAAGCGGGCGTGCTGGCGGAAGACGAGCTGGAAACCTATGGCGCCGACGACAGCCGCCTGCCGATGTCGGGCATGGCCACCTACACGCCCGGCATGGAAATTTCGGGCGGCTCGCTGGGCCAGGGCCTGGCGATCGCCGTCGGCCAGGCACTGGGCCTGCGCATGAAGGGCAGCAGCTCCTTTGTCTACAATTCCATGTCCGATGGCGAACTGGACGAAGGCGCCGTATGGGAAGCGGCCATGTCGGCCTCGCATCATCAGCTCGGCAACCTGATCAACCTGGTCGACATCAACCGCCAGCAGGCCGACGGCCCCTCGCACGAGATCCTGCAGTTCGAACCGCTGGTCGACAAATGGCAGGCGTTCGGCTGGCATGTGCAGCGCGTCGACGGCAATGATTTGCAGGCAGTGATCGCGGCGTTTGACGCGGCCCGCGCCGCGCCCGGCAGCCAGCCACGCGTGATCCTGTTCGATACCCTGATGGGCAAGGGCGTGCCCTTCCTGGAACAGCGCGAAAAAAACCATTTCATACGCGTCGAGGCGGAAGAATGGCAGCAAGCCATCGCCGATCTCGATGCAACTTATGCAGCAGGGAGAGCAGCATGA
- a CDS encoding transketolase C-terminal domain-containing protein, with the protein MNSSTTSKPRLTTSSMMASIAAEGQRTEPAPFGHALVAAAKADPRIVGMTADLGKYTDLHIFAREYPQRFLQMGMAEQLLMAAAGGMAKEGFIPFATTYAVFATRRAYDFIHQVIAEENLNVKICAALPGLTTGYGPSHQATEDLAMMRAIPGLTVIDPCDALETAQCVAAIARFDGPVYMRLPRGRVPLVLDEYDYQFEIGKAKLLRDGKDVLIISTGLMTMRALEVADALVASDIEVGVLHVATIKPLDVDTIVAQCRREGRLVVIAENHSQIGGLGEAIAMALLQARVQPVLRHVALPDRYLDAGALPTLHDRYGISTEVMAANIRLWLK; encoded by the coding sequence ATGAACAGCAGCACCACCAGCAAACCACGGCTGACCACGTCCTCGATGATGGCCTCGATCGCGGCCGAAGGCCAGCGCACCGAGCCGGCGCCGTTCGGCCACGCGCTGGTCGCGGCGGCCAAGGCGGACCCGCGCATCGTCGGCATGACGGCCGACCTGGGCAAGTACACCGACCTGCATATCTTTGCACGCGAGTATCCGCAGCGCTTCCTGCAGATGGGCATGGCCGAGCAGCTGCTGATGGCGGCCGCCGGCGGCATGGCCAAGGAAGGTTTTATTCCGTTCGCCACCACCTACGCCGTGTTCGCCACGCGCCGCGCATACGACTTCATCCACCAGGTGATCGCCGAAGAAAACCTGAACGTCAAGATCTGCGCCGCCCTGCCCGGCCTGACCACCGGCTACGGTCCCAGCCACCAGGCCACCGAAGACCTGGCCATGATGCGGGCGATTCCCGGCCTGACCGTGATCGACCCGTGCGACGCGCTGGAAACGGCACAGTGCGTGGCGGCCATCGCCCGATTCGACGGCCCGGTCTACATGCGCTTGCCGCGCGGCAGGGTGCCGCTGGTGCTCGACGAGTACGACTACCAGTTCGAGATCGGCAAGGCCAAATTGCTGCGCGACGGCAAGGACGTGCTGATCATTTCCACCGGCCTGATGACCATGCGCGCGCTGGAAGTGGCCGACGCGCTGGTGGCCAGCGATATCGAGGTGGGCGTGCTGCACGTGGCCACCATCAAGCCGCTCGACGTCGACACCATCGTCGCGCAGTGCCGCCGCGAAGGCCGGCTGGTGGTGATCGCCGAAAACCACAGCCAGATCGGCGGCCTCGGCGAAGCGATCGCCATGGCGCTGCTGCAGGCGCGCGTGCAGCCGGTGCTGCGCCACGTCGCCCTGCCCGACCGCTATCTCGATGCGGGCGCCCTGCCAACCTTGCACGACCGCTACGGCATTTCAACCGAGGTCATGGCCGCCAATATCCGGCTGTGGCTGAAGTAA
- a CDS encoding MFS transporter, whose product MDHTVALTPKQAIGQRKRIWIYVFLFTLTLINYVDRVSLSVASHALKAEFDISPIAMGYLFSSFVWLYFIALIPMGYLVGRYGPKTVNSYGIGVWSIATVCTAFSTGFISLISCRLIMGAGEATTYPAGARVVRDWMPVKERGMATAVFHSGSLVGPAVGAIGFGWLITSFGWRIAFVVAGAIGFIWLAAWLKWYQHPSKAPWLSAAELAEITADSDAASARAPAVPAMGFAGLVRSRTMWAIGLSHGCAVYATYFFLTWLPTYLQTEKGLTVMTSSFYTAIPYLGAAVLAVVIGRFSDMVVPPPAAAAGKRRFVVGAVLVASSVIFLVPLLSGTWAILLVITLSLATCASAISLNLSLINDLVRSGEDVGTAAGFITAVGNLFGLLAPIATGYFVASTGGFAMAFTVVGALLIVGAVLSVFGATRPVQ is encoded by the coding sequence ATGGACCACACAGTGGCACTGACACCAAAGCAGGCAATCGGCCAAAGGAAGCGGATCTGGATCTACGTCTTCCTGTTTACGCTGACCCTGATCAACTACGTCGACCGGGTCTCGCTCTCGGTCGCCTCGCACGCCCTCAAGGCGGAGTTCGACATTTCGCCGATCGCCATGGGCTATCTGTTCTCGTCCTTCGTCTGGCTATACTTTATCGCCCTGATCCCGATGGGCTACCTGGTCGGCCGCTACGGCCCCAAGACGGTCAACAGCTACGGCATCGGCGTGTGGTCAATCGCCACCGTCTGCACGGCGTTCAGTACCGGCTTCATTTCGCTGATCAGCTGCCGCCTGATCATGGGCGCCGGCGAAGCCACCACCTACCCGGCGGGCGCGCGCGTGGTGCGCGACTGGATGCCGGTCAAGGAACGCGGCATGGCCACCGCCGTGTTCCATAGCGGCAGCCTGGTCGGGCCGGCCGTGGGCGCCATCGGCTTCGGCTGGCTGATCACCAGTTTCGGCTGGCGCATCGCCTTCGTGGTGGCCGGCGCCATCGGTTTTATCTGGCTGGCGGCATGGCTCAAGTGGTACCAGCATCCATCGAAAGCGCCATGGCTGAGCGCGGCCGAACTGGCGGAAATCACGGCCGACTCAGACGCCGCCAGCGCACGAGCGCCAGCCGTGCCCGCCATGGGCTTTGCCGGCCTGGTTCGTTCGCGCACCATGTGGGCCATCGGCCTGTCGCACGGCTGCGCCGTGTACGCCACCTATTTCTTCCTGACCTGGCTGCCCACTTACCTGCAGACCGAAAAAGGCCTGACGGTAATGACCAGCAGTTTTTATACCGCCATCCCCTACCTGGGCGCGGCCGTGCTGGCCGTGGTGATCGGCCGCTTCAGCGACATGGTGGTGCCGCCGCCGGCCGCCGCCGCCGGCAAGCGCCGCTTCGTGGTCGGCGCCGTGCTGGTGGCCTCGTCCGTGATTTTCCTGGTGCCGCTGCTGTCGGGCACGTGGGCGATTTTGCTGGTGATCACCCTGTCGCTGGCCACCTGCGCCTCGGCCATCTCGCTCAACCTGTCGCTGATCAACGACCTGGTGCGTTCCGGCGAGGACGTCGGCACGGCGGCCGGCTTCATCACGGCGGTCGGCAATCTGTTCGGCCTGCTGGCGCCGATCGCCACCGGCTATTTCGTGGCCAGCACGGGCGGCTTTGCGATGGCCTTTACGGTCGTCGGCGCCCTGCTGATCGTCGGCGCGGTGCTGTCGGTGTTCGGTGCGACCCGCCCGGTGCAATAA
- a CDS encoding membrane-bound PQQ-dependent dehydrogenase, glucose/quinate/shikimate family, with protein MSTTQKQAALPWRIAATAFPLFIGAFALAMAFGGIWLIAVGGSWYYGLAGLAMLLATVLLLRRKRAGQTLMAVVWAASLAWALWEVGFDGWGLVPRVVGVTVLFMLALLVSPVINAATGRRRRFDAPQTGGLALSVLTLVGLGLIVANDAPSQFGPMPAPDDAASATGAGADWAAYGGDDKAQRYTTLKQITPANVGKLQRAFVFHTGDLPKPGERYSPANTPLKIGNDLIMCSAKNILISVDAATGREKWRFDPKVPSEAIPHAAVCRGVVTYTAPQLSENAACKTRVIGTTLDARMVAVDLRDGKPCADFGVNGQVDLWQDIGKKVPGWYAPTNTPTLVRDVVVTGAQVRDGQHTDAPSGVIRGFNAVTGQMAWAWDLGNQDNVHGPKPGQTYTRGTPNMWAAAVGDDKLGLVYLPVANASIDYVGSHRTELEKKYADSLVAVDVSTGRDVWHFQALRHDLWDYDLGSQPTLLDYPGADGKPVAAILLPTKQGDIYIFDRATGKPLTPVGSVNGSKLGSVEPDFVAATQPTSGWHSLRKRPKTEADMWGFSPVDQLMCRIQFRNSNYDGYLTPPSVDKPWIQYPGYNGGSDWGSVAIDPVRRVLIANYNDVPNRNQLVPRAQADAMGVQPIYASKDANAKAAGKGEGGASVYPQVKAAYAISVNSGWRNIGTGVPCTAPPYGGIRAINLDTGKTLWDGPLGTARRNGPFGIASGIPFNIGLPNNGGSVVTAGGLVFIAAATDNLFRAIDIKSGKTLWQDVLPAGGQANPISYEINGEQYVLIAATGHAFMETGNSDAIIAYKLRK; from the coding sequence ATGAGCACGACACAAAAACAAGCCGCCCTGCCCTGGCGTATCGCGGCGACAGCCTTTCCCTTGTTTATCGGCGCGTTCGCACTGGCCATGGCCTTCGGCGGCATCTGGCTGATCGCCGTCGGCGGCAGCTGGTATTACGGCCTGGCCGGGCTGGCCATGCTGCTGGCGACGGTGCTGCTGCTGCGCCGCAAGCGCGCCGGACAAACCCTGATGGCCGTGGTCTGGGCCGCCTCGCTGGCCTGGGCGCTGTGGGAAGTGGGCTTCGACGGCTGGGGCCTGGTGCCGCGCGTGGTCGGCGTCACCGTGCTGTTCATGCTGGCACTGCTGGTGTCGCCCGTCATCAATGCCGCCACAGGCCGGCGGCGCCGCTTCGATGCGCCGCAGACGGGCGGCCTGGCGCTGTCCGTGCTGACGCTGGTCGGCCTGGGCCTGATCGTCGCCAACGATGCGCCGTCGCAATTCGGACCGATGCCGGCGCCAGACGACGCCGCCAGCGCGACCGGCGCCGGCGCCGACTGGGCGGCCTATGGCGGTGACGACAAGGCCCAGCGCTACACCACCTTGAAGCAGATCACGCCGGCCAATGTCGGCAAGCTCCAACGCGCCTTCGTGTTCCACACGGGCGACCTGCCCAAGCCGGGCGAGCGCTATTCGCCGGCCAACACGCCGCTGAAAATCGGCAACGACCTGATCATGTGCTCGGCGAAGAATATCCTGATCTCGGTCGACGCCGCCACCGGCCGCGAAAAATGGCGCTTCGATCCGAAGGTGCCCAGCGAAGCGATTCCGCACGCGGCCGTCTGCCGCGGCGTGGTCACCTACACCGCGCCGCAGCTGAGCGAGAACGCCGCCTGCAAGACGCGCGTGATCGGCACCACGCTGGACGCGCGCATGGTGGCGGTCGACCTGCGCGACGGCAAGCCGTGCGCGGACTTCGGCGTCAACGGCCAGGTCGACCTGTGGCAGGATATCGGCAAAAAGGTGCCGGGCTGGTACGCCCCCACCAATACGCCGACCCTGGTGCGTGACGTGGTCGTCACCGGCGCGCAAGTGCGCGACGGCCAGCACACCGATGCGCCGTCTGGCGTGATCCGCGGCTTCAACGCCGTCACCGGCCAGATGGCCTGGGCCTGGGACCTGGGCAACCAGGACAATGTGCACGGTCCCAAACCGGGCCAGACCTATACGCGCGGCACGCCGAACATGTGGGCCGCCGCCGTCGGCGACGACAAGCTGGGGCTGGTCTACCTGCCGGTCGCCAACGCCTCGATCGACTATGTCGGTTCGCACCGTACCGAACTGGAGAAGAAATACGCCGACTCGCTGGTGGCGGTCGATGTGAGCACCGGCCGCGACGTCTGGCACTTCCAGGCGCTGCGCCACGACCTGTGGGACTATGACCTGGGCAGCCAGCCGACCCTGCTCGACTACCCGGGCGCGGACGGCAAGCCGGTGGCCGCCATCCTGCTGCCGACCAAGCAGGGCGACATCTACATCTTTGATCGCGCCACCGGCAAGCCATTGACCCCGGTCGGTTCGGTCAATGGCTCGAAGCTCGGTTCGGTGGAACCGGATTTTGTCGCCGCCACCCAGCCGACCTCGGGCTGGCACTCGCTGCGCAAGCGGCCGAAGACCGAAGCCGACATGTGGGGCTTCTCGCCGGTCGACCAGCTGATGTGCCGCATCCAGTTCCGCAACTCGAACTACGACGGCTACCTGACGCCGCCGTCGGTCGACAAACCGTGGATACAGTATCCGGGCTATAACGGCGGTTCGGACTGGGGTTCGGTCGCCATCGACCCGGTGCGCCGCGTGCTGATCGCCAACTACAACGACGTGCCGAACCGCAACCAGCTGGTGCCGCGCGCCCAGGCCGACGCCATGGGCGTGCAACCGATCTACGCCAGCAAGGATGCCAACGCCAAGGCCGCCGGCAAGGGCGAAGGCGGCGCTTCGGTGTATCCGCAGGTCAAGGCCGCCTACGCCATCAGCGTCAACTCGGGCTGGCGCAATATCGGCACCGGCGTGCCGTGCACGGCGCCACCCTACGGCGGCATCCGCGCCATCAACCTCGATACCGGCAAGACCTTGTGGGACGGCCCGCTGGGCACGGCGCGCCGCAACGGCCCGTTCGGCATTGCCTCCGGCATCCCGTTCAATATCGGCCTGCCGAACAACGGCGGCTCGGTGGTGACGGCCGGCGGCCTGGTGTTCATCGCCGCCGCCACCGACAACCTGTTCCGCGCGATCGACATCAAGAGCGGCAAGACGCTGTGGCAGGACGTGCTGCCGGCCGGCGGCCAGGCCAACCCGATTTCGTATGAAATCAATGGCGAGCAGTACGTGCTGATCGCGGCCACCGGCCATGCCTTCATGGAGACCGGCAACAGCGACGCCATCATCGCCTACAAGCTGCGCAAGTAG
- a CDS encoding SDR family oxidoreductase yields the protein MDLGLNGKRVLVSGGSRGIGRAIVACFLAEGAQVAFCARNHDGVASASTAFGAGAFGAAVDVTDAAQVGAWVQEAAGRMGGIDIVVPNVSALAGGDDLATWRRAFETDLLGTAAMVKAALPLLRASDAAAIVLISSVSGREVDMFAEPYGVLKAALSHYSKTLSARHAGEGIRVNTVSPGNVYFADGVWGDIERNDPATFAGCLAANPMGRMATPQEVARATVFLASPAASFITGTNLLIDGGLTRGVQF from the coding sequence ATGGATTTGGGATTGAACGGAAAACGGGTATTGGTCAGCGGCGGCTCGCGCGGCATCGGGCGCGCCATCGTCGCATGCTTTTTGGCCGAAGGCGCGCAAGTGGCGTTTTGCGCGCGCAACCACGATGGCGTGGCCAGCGCCAGCACCGCTTTTGGCGCAGGCGCGTTCGGTGCCGCCGTCGATGTGACCGATGCGGCGCAGGTCGGCGCATGGGTACAGGAAGCCGCCGGGCGGATGGGCGGGATCGATATCGTCGTGCCGAACGTCAGCGCGCTGGCCGGCGGCGACGACCTGGCCACCTGGCGGCGCGCCTTCGAGACCGACCTGCTGGGCACGGCGGCGATGGTGAAAGCGGCCCTGCCGCTGCTGCGCGCGTCGGACGCGGCCGCCATCGTGCTCATTTCCAGCGTGTCCGGGCGCGAAGTCGACATGTTCGCCGAACCGTATGGCGTGCTCAAGGCGGCCTTGAGCCACTACAGCAAGACCTTGTCGGCGCGCCATGCCGGCGAGGGCATCCGCGTCAATACGGTTTCACCGGGCAATGTCTATTTTGCCGATGGCGTCTGGGGCGATATCGAGCGCAATGATCCCGCGACGTTTGCCGGCTGCCTGGCGGCCAATCCGATGGGCCGCATGGCCACGCCGCAGGAGGTGGCGCGCGCCACCGTGTTCCTGGCCAGCCCCGCCGCCAGTTTTATCACCGGCACCAATCTGCTGATCGACGGCGGCCTGACGCGCGGCGTGCAGTTCTGA
- a CDS encoding VOC family protein, with amino-acid sequence MMAKNTICLWYDHDAQEAANFYARTFPDSAVGAIHRAPSDYPGGKAGTALVVEFTVCGVACIGLNGGAAFKHNEAFSFQIATDDQEETDRYWNAIVGHGGAESECGWCKDKWGISWQITPRVLTDAMAQGGEVARRAFAAMMGMRRIDVAAIEAAVAG; translated from the coding sequence ATGATGGCAAAGAACACGATCTGCCTCTGGTACGACCATGACGCGCAAGAGGCCGCGAACTTTTACGCCCGCACCTTTCCAGATAGCGCCGTCGGCGCGATCCACCGTGCGCCGTCCGACTACCCGGGCGGCAAGGCCGGCACCGCGCTGGTGGTCGAATTCACCGTCTGCGGTGTCGCCTGCATCGGCCTCAATGGCGGCGCCGCCTTCAAGCATAACGAAGCCTTCTCGTTCCAGATCGCCACCGATGACCAGGAAGAAACCGACCGCTACTGGAACGCCATCGTCGGGCATGGCGGCGCGGAAAGCGAATGCGGCTGGTGCAAGGACAAGTGGGGCATATCGTGGCAGATCACGCCGCGCGTGCTGACGGACGCCATGGCGCAAGGCGGCGAAGTCGCCCGGCGCGCCTTCGCGGCGATGATGGGCATGCGCAGGATCGACGTGGCCGCGATCGAGGCGGCGGTGGCCGGATAA
- a CDS encoding acyltransferase, protein MTAAKAVQADPDHRPQFGWINVLKAGAAQLIVLHHLAFYGPMSDLVQPMWPALIDWLGDSARIAVQVFLVIGGFLAAKSLAPGGLPGLAPSPLSAIWRRYAKLAPPFIAATLIAALANALASGVMLHDSISAPASVGQIVAHALLLHGVLGYESLSAGAWYVAIDFQLYALAALVFWGAGRIAGERRLPWLVPAIVACGVAASLLYFNLDADWDNWAPYFFGSYGLGMLAWWAGDPRRKAGAVLVLMLLLVVPAWLALAVEFRSRIELALAVACVLFLCGRMQVASGERAWPLINGLGRISYAVFLIHFPVSLLVNTAFIRFAPLQPEWQALGMLTAWAASLGAGAAFHRRVEVPLGRVVQSLVGKVLVRPVSV, encoded by the coding sequence ATGACGGCAGCAAAGGCAGTTCAAGCGGACCCAGACCATCGTCCGCAGTTTGGCTGGATCAATGTGTTAAAGGCGGGCGCGGCGCAACTGATCGTATTGCACCACCTGGCGTTTTACGGACCGATGTCGGATCTGGTGCAGCCCATGTGGCCGGCGCTGATCGACTGGCTGGGCGACAGTGCGCGCATCGCCGTGCAGGTGTTCCTGGTGATCGGCGGCTTCCTGGCCGCCAAGTCATTGGCGCCCGGCGGCTTGCCCGGATTGGCGCCGTCGCCCCTGTCGGCGATCTGGCGCCGCTATGCCAAGCTGGCGCCGCCCTTTATCGCCGCCACCCTGATCGCGGCGCTGGCCAATGCGCTCGCCTCCGGCGTGATGCTGCACGATTCGATTTCGGCGCCGGCCAGTGTCGGCCAGATCGTCGCCCATGCGCTGCTGCTGCATGGCGTGCTCGGTTATGAATCGCTGTCGGCCGGCGCCTGGTATGTGGCGATCGACTTCCAGCTGTATGCGCTGGCCGCGCTGGTGTTCTGGGGCGCGGGCCGCATTGCCGGCGAGCGGCGCCTGCCATGGCTGGTGCCGGCCATCGTTGCCTGCGGCGTGGCGGCGTCGCTGCTGTACTTCAACCTGGACGCGGACTGGGACAACTGGGCGCCGTATTTCTTCGGCAGCTATGGGCTGGGCATGCTGGCCTGGTGGGCCGGCGACCCGCGCCGCAAGGCCGGCGCCGTGTTGGTGCTGATGCTGCTGCTGGTGGTGCCGGCCTGGCTGGCGCTGGCGGTGGAGTTTCGCAGCCGCATCGAACTGGCATTGGCGGTGGCATGCGTGCTGTTCCTGTGCGGGCGCATGCAAGTCGCGTCCGGCGAACGTGCCTGGCCCCTGATCAATGGCCTGGGCCGTATCTCGTATGCCGTGTTCCTGATCCACTTTCCCGTCAGCCTGCTGGTCAACACGGCGTTTATCCGCTTCGCGCCGCTGCAGCCGGAATGGCAGGCGCTGGGCATGCTGACGGCCTGGGCCGCCAGCCTGGGCGCCGGCGCCGCCTTCCACCGCCGGGTGGAAGTGCCGCTGGGCAGGGTGGTGCAGTCGCTGGTGGGCAAGGTGCTGGTGCGGCCGGTATCGGTTTGA
- a CDS encoding helix-turn-helix domain-containing protein — MRPHKHPAASEFVLERVLYALSDSIRLGIVQHLACVEAAACGDLDGGRPKSTVSHHFKVLREAGLVWTENTGTTHMNKLRRADMDSRFPGLLAAILQQSSEG, encoded by the coding sequence ATGCGACCACACAAACATCCTGCCGCCAGCGAATTCGTGCTCGAACGCGTGCTGTACGCGCTCAGCGATTCGATCCGCCTGGGCATCGTGCAGCACCTGGCCTGCGTGGAGGCCGCCGCCTGTGGCGACCTCGACGGCGGCCGGCCCAAGTCGACTGTCTCGCATCACTTCAAGGTGCTGCGCGAAGCGGGGCTGGTGTGGACCGAAAACACCGGCACCACCCATATGAACAAGCTGCGACGGGCCGACATGGACAGCCGCTTTCCGGGCTTGCTGGCGGCGATCCTGCAGCAATCATCCGAAGGCTGA
- a CDS encoding NADH:flavin oxidoreductase/NADH oxidase, translating into MSALFQPYHLKDITLRNRIAVPPMCQYMAIDGLANDWHLSHYAGMARGGAGLVIVEATAVSPEGRITPGCTGIWSDALAQGFAPIVKEIKKAGAVPGIQIGHAGRKASANRPWEGDDHIAEGDPRGWPTIAPSAIAFGGGLGKVPRAMTLDDIARVRQDFVDAALRAREVGFEWLELHFAHGYLGQSFFSAHSNQRDDIYGGSLENRSRFLLETLKAVREVWPEHLPLTIRFGVIEFDGRDEETLLESIGLVRQFKDAGMDMISVSMGFTIPDTTIPWGPAFMGPIAERVRKEAGVPVSSAWGFGTPAIAEQVVKDEQLDVVMVGKAHLANPHWTYFAAKELGLPRASWTMPAPYAHWLERY; encoded by the coding sequence ATGTCCGCCCTGTTCCAGCCCTACCACCTGAAAGATATTACCCTGCGCAACCGTATCGCCGTGCCGCCGATGTGTCAGTACATGGCCATCGACGGCCTGGCCAATGACTGGCATCTGTCACACTACGCCGGCATGGCGCGTGGCGGCGCCGGCCTGGTGATCGTCGAAGCGACGGCCGTCTCGCCGGAAGGCCGCATCACCCCCGGCTGCACCGGCATCTGGAGCGACGCGCTGGCACAAGGTTTTGCGCCGATCGTCAAGGAAATCAAGAAAGCCGGCGCCGTGCCCGGCATCCAGATCGGCCACGCCGGCCGCAAGGCCAGCGCCAACCGCCCATGGGAAGGCGACGACCATATCGCCGAAGGTGATCCGCGCGGCTGGCCAACCATCGCGCCGTCCGCCATCGCGTTTGGCGGCGGCCTGGGCAAGGTGCCGCGCGCCATGACCCTGGACGATATCGCCCGCGTGCGCCAGGACTTCGTCGATGCCGCCCTGCGCGCGCGCGAAGTCGGCTTCGAATGGCTGGAGCTGCATTTCGCCCACGGCTACCTGGGCCAGAGCTTCTTTTCGGCCCATTCCAACCAGCGCGACGACATCTATGGCGGCAGCCTGGAAAACCGCAGCCGCTTCCTGCTCGAAACCCTGAAGGCCGTGCGCGAGGTATGGCCCGAGCACCTGCCGCTGACGATCCGTTTCGGCGTGATCGAATTCGACGGCCGCGACGAGGAAACGCTGCTCGAATCGATAGGCCTGGTGCGCCAGTTCAAGGACGCCGGCATGGACATGATCAGCGTCAGCATGGGCTTCACCATTCCCGACACGACGATCCCCTGGGGCCCGGCCTTCATGGGCCCGATCGCCGAACGCGTGCGCAAGGAAGCCGGCGTACCGGTATCGTCGGCCTGGGGCTTCGGCACGCCGGCCATCGCCGAGCAAGTGGTGAAGGATGAACAGCTGGACGTGGTCATGGTCGGCAAGGCCCACCTGGCCAACCCGCACTGGACGTATTTCGCGGCCAAGGAACTGGGCCTGCCACGCGCCTCGTGGACCATGCCGGCGCCGTACGCGCACTGGCTGGAACGCTACTGA